From a region of the Oncorhynchus tshawytscha isolate Ot180627B linkage group LG14, Otsh_v2.0, whole genome shotgun sequence genome:
- the LOC121839290 gene encoding uncharacterized protein LOC121839290 isoform X2 — MPEEDNIIYTIRSHARGGQHYLYHQKPCQRRTTLSIPSEDMPEEDNIIYTIRRHARGGQHYLYHQKICQRRTTLSIPSEGMPEEDNIIYTIRRHARGGQDYLYHQKACQRRTTLSIPSEGMPEEDNIIYTIRRHARGGQHYLYHQKICQRRTTLSIPSEGMPEEDNIIYTIRSHARGGQHYLYHQKACQRRTTLSIPSEGMPEEDNIIYTIRSYARGQYDLYHQKPCQRRTTLSIPSEAMPEEDNMIYTIRSYAREDNMIYTIRRHARGGQHYLYHQKLCQRRTTLSIPSEGMPGGQHYLYHQKACQRRTTLSIPSEAMPEDNMIYTIRSYARGGQHDLYHQKPCQRRTTLSIPSEAMPEEDNMIYTIRSYAREDNMIYTIRSYAREDNIIYTIRSYARGGQHDLYHQKLCQRTI; from the exons ATGCCAGAGGAGGACAACATTATCTATACCATCAGAAGCCATGCCAGAGGAGGACAACATTATCTATACCATCAGAAGCCATGCCAGAGGAGGACAACATTATCTATACCATCAGAAGATATGCCAGAGGAGGACAACATTATCTATACCATCAGAAGGCATGCCAGAGGAGGACAACATTATCTATACCATCAGAAGATATGCCAGAGGAGGACAAC ATTATCTATACCATCAGAAGGCATGCCAGAGGAGGACAACATTATCTATACCATCAGAAGGCATGCCAGAGGAGGACAAGATTATCTATACCATCAGAAGGCATGCCAGAGGAGGACAACATTATCTATACCATCAGAAGGCATGCCAGAGGAGGACAACATTATCTATACCATCAGAAGGCATGCCAGAGGAGGACAACATTATCTATACCATCAGAAGATATGCCAGAGGAGGACAACATTATCTATACCATCAGAAGGCATGCCAGAGGAGGACAACATTATCTATACCATCAGAAGCCATGCCAGAGGAGGACAACATTATCTATACCATCAGAAGGCATGCCAGAGGAGGACAACATTATCTATACCATCAGAAGGCATGCCAGAGGAGGACAACATTATCTATACCATCAGAAGCTATGCCAGAGGACAATATGATCTATACCATCAGAAGCCATGCCAGAGGAGGACAACATTATCTATACCATCAGAAGCTATGCCAGAGGAGGACAACATGATCTATACCATCAGAAGCTATGCTAGAGAGGACAACATGATCTATACCATCAGAAGGCATGCCAGAGGAGGACAACATTATCTATACCATCAGAAGCTATGCCAGAGGAGGACAACATTATCTATACCATCAGAAGGCATGCCAGGAGGACAACATTATCTATACCATCAGAAGGCATGCCAGAGGAGGACAACATTATCTATACCATCAGAAGCTATGCCAGAGGACAATATGATCTATACCATCAGAAGCTATGCCAGAGGAGGACAACATGATCTATACCATCAGAAGCCATGCCAGAGGAGGACAACATTATCTATACCATCAGAAGCTATGCCAGAGGAGGACAACATGATCTATACCATCAGAAGCTATGCTAGAGAGGACAACATGATCTATACCATCAGAAGCTATGCTAGAGAGGACAACATTATCTATACCATCAGAAGCTATGCCAGAGGAGGACAACATGATCTATACCATCAGAAGCTATGCCAGAGGACAATATGA
- the LOC121839290 gene encoding uncharacterized protein LOC121839290 isoform X1, which yields MLEGNCHKNQSARVIARWPCQRRTTLSIPSEAMPEEDNIIYTIRRHARGGQHYLYHQKPCQRRTTLSIPSEAMPEEDNIIYTIRRYARGGQHYLYHQKACQRRTTLSIPSEGMPEEDNIIYTIRRHARGGQDYLYHQKACQRRTTLSIPSEGMPEEDNIIYTIRRHARGGQHYLYHQKICQRRTTLSIPSEGMPEEDNIIYTIRSHARGGQHYLYHQKACQRRTTLSIPSEGMPEEDNIIYTIRSYARGQYDLYHQKPCQRRTTLSIPSEAMPEEDNMIYTIRSYAREDNMIYTIRRHARGGQHYLYHQKLCQRRTTLSIPSEGMPGGQHYLYHQKACQRRTTLSIPSEAMPEDNMIYTIRSYARGGQHDLYHQKPCQRRTTLSIPSEAMPEEDNMIYTIRSYAREDNMIYTIRSYAREDNIIYTIRSYARGGQHDLYHQKLCQRTI from the exons ATGCTTGAGGGCAACTGTCACAAAAACCAGTCTGCAAGGGTCATCGCTAGATGGCCATGCCAGAGGAGGACAACATTATCTATACCATCAGAAGCCATGCCAGAGGAGGACAACATTATCTATACCATCAGAAGGCATGCCAGAGGAGGACAACATTATCTATACCATCAGAAGCCATGCCAGAGGAGGACAACATTATCTATACCATCAGAAGCCATGCCAGAGGAGGACAACATTATCTATACCATCAGAAGATATGCCAGAGGAGGACAACATTATCTATACCATCAGAAGGCATGCCAGAGGAGGACAACATTATCTATACCATCAGAAG GCATGCCAGAGGAGGACAACATTATCTATACCATCAGAAGGCATGCCAGAGGAGGACAAGATTATCTATACCATCAGAAGGCATGCCAGAGGAGGACAACATTATCTATACCATCAGAAGGCATGCCAGAGGAGGACAACATTATCTATACCATCAGAAGGCATGCCAGAGGAGGACAACATTATCTATACCATCAGAAGATATGCCAGAGGAGGACAACATTATCTATACCATCAGAAGGCATGCCAGAGGAGGACAACATTATCTATACCATCAGAAGCCATGCCAGAGGAGGACAACATTATCTATACCATCAGAAGGCATGCCAGAGGAGGACAACATTATCTATACCATCAGAAGGCATGCCAGAGGAGGACAACATTATCTATACCATCAGAAGCTATGCCAGAGGACAATATGATCTATACCATCAGAAGCCATGCCAGAGGAGGACAACATTATCTATACCATCAGAAGCTATGCCAGAGGAGGACAACATGATCTATACCATCAGAAGCTATGCTAGAGAGGACAACATGATCTATACCATCAGAAGGCATGCCAGAGGAGGACAACATTATCTATACCATCAGAAGCTATGCCAGAGGAGGACAACATTATCTATACCATCAGAAGGCATGCCAGGAGGACAACATTATCTATACCATCAGAAGGCATGCCAGAGGAGGACAACATTATCTATACCATCAGAAGCTATGCCAGAGGACAATATGATCTATACCATCAGAAGCTATGCCAGAGGAGGACAACATGATCTATACCATCAGAAGCCATGCCAGAGGAGGACAACATTATCTATACCATCAGAAGCTATGCCAGAGGAGGACAACATGATCTATACCATCAGAAGCTATGCTAGAGAGGACAACATGATCTATACCATCAGAAGCTATGCTAGAGAGGACAACATTATCTATACCATCAGAAGCTATGCCAGAGGAGGACAACATGATCTATACCATCAGAAGCTATGCCAGAGGACAATATGA